The Pleurodeles waltl isolate 20211129_DDA chromosome 6, aPleWal1.hap1.20221129, whole genome shotgun sequence genome has a segment encoding these proteins:
- the LOC138300106 gene encoding rab15 effector protein-like gives MGQNQTLMFMVDNKPDVVCEVFTQALIHASEQVKAYLGFKDPEQKLRVSTRTLNEIFLMSFIQFCQEKGMEDRIATSRMNKQQEVLLGVDWVWTLTGNTKNTHFQIAVQTVQLCQACQPTEMDEDPYERILERAITSLEDASKTRYEKLLDFCSSIGLNCTGLVIVFGVQEKPKEIRGVLSKHLGQFKEKNAHVTDELLLQYLKSTDHFITVNEMIANYLCNGKKANNAERVYINFL, from the coding sequence TCATGGTGGACAACAAGCCAGATGTGGTATGCGAGGTTTTCACCCAAGCACTAATCCATGCTTCTGAGCAGGTCAAGGCCTACCTGGGCTTCAAGGACCCGGAGCAGAAGCTGCGAGTCAGCACCAGGACGCTGAACGAGATATTCCTGATGAGCTTCATCCAGTTCTGCCAGGAGAAGGGCATGGAGGATCGCATAGCCACCTCTAGGATGAACAAGCAGCAGGAGGTTCTGCTTGGCGTGGACTGGGTCTGGACTCTGACAGGTAACACCAAGAACACCCACTTCCAGATTGCTGTGCAGACGGTGCAACTATGCCAGGCATGCCAACCCACTGAGATGGACGAGGACCCTTATGAGCGTATTTTGGAGAGGGCCATCACCAGCCTGGAGGATGCCAGCAAAACTAGGTATGAGAAGCTACTGGATTTCTGTTCCTCCATTGGGCTGAATTGCACAGGCCTGGTCATTGTTTTCGGAGTACAAGAGAAGCCAAAGGAGATTCGTGGGGTACTGAGCAAGCACCTTGGCCAATTTAAGGAGAAGAATGCCCATGTTACAGATGAATTATTGCTGCAATACTTGAAATCTACAGATCATTTTATAACAGTCAACGAGATGATTGCAAACTATCTCTGCAATGGGAAAAAAGCCAACAATGCTGAACGAGTGTACATTAATTTTCTATAG